The region GTGAACTTTAAGAAGATGGCCACCTCGCGAGCCCGCGACGCATTGCACATGGGCGCCTCGGCAATCACCATCTACTATTTCATCGGCTATGGCGATGAGTTCGAGGCGCTGAACATCGAGCAAGCCGCGGACTTTGCCAAGGAGTGTCGCAAGGTAGGCTTGCCTCTGATCATCGAACCCATGGCAGTGGGTGGCATGGTCACGGGTGTGAACATCGCCGAAATTCTCATCGCCTCTGGCCGCATTGCGGCAGAGATCGGTGCAGACGCGCTGAAAATTCCCTACACCGGTGACGTGAAGACCTTCAAGGAGCTGGTGGACCAAGCCGGTGTGCCGGTGCTGGTTCTGGGTGGCGCCAAGTCGGATGTGCCGCGCGATGCGCTGGAGCTGGTGGATGAGGCGCTGCGTGCCGGCGCCAGCGGCACAGTGTTCGGGCGCAACGTGACCAAGGCCAAGGATCCGCAGAAAATGGTCGCAGATATCTGTGCGCTCGTGCACGGCGGCAAGACAATTGCCGAGATCCTGGGCGAGCATCGCGCCGTCGGCCAACGCTTGAAGCCGGTGCCGGCGCAGTGCATCGGCTGTCAGCTCTGCGAGGTCGCTTGCGTGCGAGCTCATACCCCAGGTTACGGGCAGACACGCGCCCGCCTCCGCGTCGAAACCCCGTCCTTGGGAGAGGAGCTTAAGCCCCACCGCCCAGTGGTCTGCACCCTCTGCGGTCAGTGCGCAGATGCCTGTGCCACAGGAGCACTCACCATAGCCCCTGAGGCGCGCTTGGTATTACAAAGGAGCCTTTGCAGCCAGTGCGGCGCGTGTGTAGATGCCTGCCCCTTTCACCTCATCTTCGTCGAGGACGGCTATCCGGTGGTATGCGATTTGTGTGACGGGGACCCGGAGTGCGTCAAGTGGTGCAAGCGCGGGGCCATTGTGCTGACCGAGTGGAAGCGGAGAGTGCGCCATGTCCATGCAGAATAGAGGGTTCGCCAACAGGATTCTTACCGTCGACCTGACTACAGGCGCGTGCCAAACTGAGGAACTGGACGAGCGTATCGCCAAACTTTACTTGGGGGGCAAAGGTCTCGGTTCTTACCTCCTCTACACAGGCATGGCGCCGAAAGTCGACCCACTTGGACCAGACAATCTCCTCATCTTTGCCACCGGCCCATTGAGCGGCACTATTGCGCCCACGTCCAGCCGCTTGTGCGTAATGGCCAAGAGCCCGAAGACGGGAACGTACATGGACTCCTACTGCGGGGGCTTCTTCGGCCAAACGCTCAAGTACGCCGGCTACGACGCGGTGGTCATCAAAGGGGCTGCTTCAGAGCCGCGAGTGTTGATCATCGATGACCAGAAGGTGCAGATAGCGGACGGCGGTGACCTGTGGGGGATGAACACGGCGCAGGCCACCAAGGCCTTACAAGAGCGCTATGGCCAGGACATGCAAACGGCGGTGATCGGGCCAGCTGCAGAACGAATGGCCACGCTCTCTGGCATTTTTTGCGGCCTCCGTACGGCAGGCAGAGCCGGCACCGGCGCGGTCATGGGGTCAAAAAAGCTCAAGGGAATAGCCGTGCGAGGTACCGGCAGCGTGCGTGTGGCCAATCGCACTGAATACGAAGAGGCGGTCTGGATTGCCCACCGCATGTTGCGTATGAGCAGCCAGGTCAAGCGGATGGTTGACTTTGGTACTGCTAACATCGTGCTCTTGGTCAATGCCGCAGGTGCCCTTCCAACCCGCAACTTCCAGCTGGGACAGTTCGAGCAAGCCGACGCGCTGGCCGGTGAGGTCTGGCGGAAGCACTATTGGAAAAAGGATATCGCTTGCGAAGGATGTCCCATTGGCTGTTCCAAGATCGCCTACTCGCCAAAGTTCGATACCGCTATCGACGGACCGGACTATGAGACGATCTTTGCCTTGGGAAGCAACTGCGGAGTCTCTGACCACGAAGCCATCATCTACGCAAACTATCTGTGCGACATGTATGGCATCGACGCCATCACTGTGGGCAACATCATCGGCTTTGTGATGGAGCTGTACGAGAGGGGGATGGTAGGCAAGGATGATCTTGATGGTATCGAGGCGACCTGGGGGAGCGGCGAGGCCTTGGTGCAGCTGACTGAAAAGATAGCCAAAGGCGAAGGGGTGGGGCAATTGCTGGAAAAGGGTGTGCGCGAGATTAGCAAGCACTTCCCCGGCAGTGAAGACTTTGCCATGCACGTGAAGGGCTTGGAGATGCCGGGTTATCTCCCCCGTGCAGCGAAAGGCATCGGCCTCAGTTACGCAATTTCCGAGCGAGGGGCCTGCCATCTGCGCGGCTCCCCGTTGGTGGAGATCCTCGGCGGTGCCGACCCTCTCACACCCGAAGGGAAGGCAGCGCTGTTCAAGACCAATCAGACCGACAGCGCAGTGGTCAACTGCTTAATTCTCTGCTATTTCGTCAAGTTCGGCATTACCCTGAAAGAGATCTGGCAGATGGTGAACCCGTGCACCGGCCTCGAGTACAAGAGTCCGCGCGAGCTCGATCACGTGGGGGAACGAATCGTCAACCTGGCCCGGCTTTTCAATCTTCGCGAAGGTTTTACCTTTGCGGACGACACGCTGCCCAAGCGCTGCGTGGCCGAGCCGCTCCCCTCCGGACCTGCAAAGGGCCAGGTGGTTGAGCTGGACAGGCTACGTGCTGACTACTACAAGCTGATGGGCTGGGACGAAAAGGGGGTGCCAAAACGTGAGACCCTGCGACTCTTGGGCATCGAGGACATGTTGGACTTGATGTGAAGGCTAACG is a window of candidate division KSB1 bacterium DNA encoding:
- a CDS encoding 4Fe-4S dicluster domain-containing protein codes for the protein MTRAPGKTARLNRLFNPKDGRAVCVAADHGWMSDVTPNVMELRRILELVVRGGADGILISFGTAVRHGHLLRGKDSPAMLIRADWMNMPRLGASNVSNVLPVVNFKKMATSRARDALHMGASAITIYYFIGYGDEFEALNIEQAADFAKECRKVGLPLIIEPMAVGGMVTGVNIAEILIASGRIAAEIGADALKIPYTGDVKTFKELVDQAGVPVLVLGGAKSDVPRDALELVDEALRAGASGTVFGRNVTKAKDPQKMVADICALVHGGKTIAEILGEHRAVGQRLKPVPAQCIGCQLCEVACVRAHTPGYGQTRARLRVETPSLGEELKPHRPVVCTLCGQCADACATGALTIAPEARLVLQRSLCSQCGACVDACPFHLIFVEDGYPVVCDLCDGDPECVKWCKRGAIVLTEWKRRVRHVHAE
- a CDS encoding aldehyde ferredoxin oxidoreductase family protein; translated protein: MSMQNRGFANRILTVDLTTGACQTEELDERIAKLYLGGKGLGSYLLYTGMAPKVDPLGPDNLLIFATGPLSGTIAPTSSRLCVMAKSPKTGTYMDSYCGGFFGQTLKYAGYDAVVIKGAASEPRVLIIDDQKVQIADGGDLWGMNTAQATKALQERYGQDMQTAVIGPAAERMATLSGIFCGLRTAGRAGTGAVMGSKKLKGIAVRGTGSVRVANRTEYEEAVWIAHRMLRMSSQVKRMVDFGTANIVLLVNAAGALPTRNFQLGQFEQADALAGEVWRKHYWKKDIACEGCPIGCSKIAYSPKFDTAIDGPDYETIFALGSNCGVSDHEAIIYANYLCDMYGIDAITVGNIIGFVMELYERGMVGKDDLDGIEATWGSGEALVQLTEKIAKGEGVGQLLEKGVREISKHFPGSEDFAMHVKGLEMPGYLPRAAKGIGLSYAISERGACHLRGSPLVEILGGADPLTPEGKAALFKTNQTDSAVVNCLILCYFVKFGITLKEIWQMVNPCTGLEYKSPRELDHVGERIVNLARLFNLREGFTFADDTLPKRCVAEPLPSGPAKGQVVELDRLRADYYKLMGWDEKGVPKRETLRLLGIEDMLDLM